From Malaya genurostris strain Urasoe2022 chromosome 2, Malgen_1.1, whole genome shotgun sequence:
gAATATATTAATCGACTTATTATTATTGCGCCCTGACTTAGTAACAGATACTAAATTGTGTTTGTATCTTTGTGGTATCTTCAAGTGAAAACATcgatctactctttaaactggGCTTTTCACTGCTAAAAAAATAGGGTAACGGAGATATTTTGGCCACTCTAATATATTTTGGCCTGGTGCTTATATTTTTGGTTGTAGTTGAAATGAAGTACATGTTCATACCTAATATGTCAATGTATGGAACAATCTTCAGAACTCTGACACGCGATGTACTTAATTTTGATTACATCTAGAAATGTGTACGCCGGACCAAAACATATTGGAGTGGTCAAAATACATCCGTTACTCTACATAATCAACTGTTGAACCTGGTTCGGGTGCAGGATAATTCTGAAattcagaataaataaaaatgtttactaCGATCGAAAAGGCTTCTTTCAAACTACCTACAGTGTCGCTAAACTCTTAAATCTTCTGGAAACCATAGATCAAACCATTTTTAAATCAATATATCACCATACCACCAAGCACCCTAAGAGATTATAAAGTCCGTTTTATTTGCAATCAAAGCTATTGCTCTAACCGCATTCGCATAGGCAACCAATTCTTGATTACATTCTCGATCAATTGCAGTCCTCAAAGAGCCATATCTCCCCCCGACATGTTTTACCGGGTACAAAATTGTCGAGTGTTTCGTTCTTGCAATTTTTGAGTGTTTGCTTCACGAGATCTCGAAAATACATTGAACTTAAAACATTAGAAATTTGTATTATGACCTGATACTTATTACCCGAACCCGTGGCTCAAGTGTCATAACTGGTGTCCTGTAATGATCCGTCATTATAATCAGGTCAAGGTCAATTTAACAAATAAAATCATTCACTAATATATACTCGGTCCTGCAGAAGTTTGAAATCACTAGGGACATTCTGGTTTGTTTATTCACTATAGCAACTTAACcctgttcacattagcgctgatatcacttgatttaccgagatgatatgcatatcatgtcgaagtgttcacatatgatcgaaatgatatcgtttgacaatcaagttgtcatattgaatgttctcattggaaataagatcaataatattacctttctctattaaaattaaatcttgataattgaagtcttgcattttatggtctccgaacgccagtattcgttgaaaaatttgaaattataatgattgtttattgtcactctcggagtgacgttcataaatgagtgcgttcaatgccattatccatGTTGCTAGttacgatttttgacaactcgacatgatatcatgccaaaatgataatacgcgttgacatcaaattgtatgggatatcaagtgatatcgcacatgatatcaagtatatctgtatatcacttgatatcagcggtaatgtgaacatactattaaacagtgttgcgcaagaagattatttttatcattttcaagggttcgctatatttgtggtaattgGCGGTAAGTCGCTCACGAAcagtttttattccgatttttcttcggagtgcaaCTCTTGGACAGAGCACGCCACTGCAATATACAAATTCCGAATAACTTTTCACTAGATGAAGTGCAGTCATACTCCaacaataatacccctaagtcccatacaaacgaaccgccaatgtttggttcacagtctgaacaagtaagcctagtaaattactccctttcattgcgatagtttgaaaatgtgcaaaacaaacttgtttgtttatgtttatcgttgctgtatcgaactgcaacaatcagtctaaatatcaccggcactagcacaaaagatgaaaaatgaacacaaacacccacgaatatCAATACatctagtagtatattcatggtggcttaaccattctagattattgttcaacttacatttcgcttgtgatcttgattatcagataaaaactgtttgtttatttatttttcactataataaacagtaactatagtccaatccacgtgcgaatgtgttggtgtggctattctcagcagttgaaaggttaatgctagtgtgagtatgtcgaaataacccagtgaattttgtcgagccgcatcatgccaattattgaagacatatatgcaatagaaaacactgcaatgccgaaagaaaacagttgagaaaggcataaaatcgttcatgaaactctacATCACGTAATGcaactgtcttctacttggttcattagttcatagcttacgaaattctatatgcatttttcgcagtgtatgattatgagtcctttacctcagtgtaaaattgaacccacaacaaactttgacttcggctcgcacacattgtaatttcgtatatgaataaatctgcgcactctgcatcggtgtgagtaacagtgacgtcaaattgctcaatgatgaccttgttcttacccttcagtgttgctagttttatagaaaactcgttaaagtacattgtcactctgacagtgtatcatgacagtgtaacgcacgatgcaaaatgtgttcttgaaaatttgtcgaagtattccgtaatTTGTATTTGCTCCAACTAGCGAATGCAAGCTGTAGTGTAGGAAATACGTTTACACCGAAAGGGAACGCAACTTAAGAACTTCTCTTTGGATTCAGAAAGGATTATTCGTCTTTTACATCGATACTactacaattcttttttttttgctatgtaGTTGATATTAGTACACGGCTGGTCATCGTTCGCCTCAGGTGTGTACGCAGAGAAAAAATCGGGAGGTGTTTTTATAATATAGGGAAGACCGGGGCTAAATCAGACactttttagaaattgaaaaaaaacatccattaaaaCTGGGTTTTAATCCAAGTCATACCTACCGCGCCATCTACAAGCGCGTacacaaagtcaatccatgaatcgaacaatagcaggtttataagatatttaagctgtccggtttaaccACGTGTCCGGTCAAGCCCCTGTCTCTCCTAATAATTACTTGAGTTTTCCCTGTATATGCCGGTTCGACTAGAATTTCTCTTCAGCGTGGATGTTGACAAATGTTTCATAAACCGCTTCCAAATAAACAGTGAAATTCGATtgcaatttaaatttcattccaATTGCTTTGATCGTGCCAATAAGATATAAGGAAAGTAACGACAGCTGCTCATTTGGAAGATATAATTGCTGTCTCTATCGTTCCAAACGAATAGATGGCATATGAAATTGAACGTAAAGCATAAAAAATTGCCAGCATTTCTGATGATTTAAATTTGAGTTGTTTCCTATACCCAAGTTGGCGTCACTCTACTCACAGCAACTTTGATGTCTATGTTAACAGTGTGAGAACAACATCGATATATCGATAATTGTGTTGGGTTTAAAGTActgaattttaatattttttgcagcgtgtagaTACCCGCATTAGTCCCACGATGTAAaacacgacgtaaaatacactggtggcgtagtaagacagttttggttgtgttggtaattttctcacgaaattaagtatggcgcgccgggattcaagcatgtaaacataaacaaacgactagttcagatcgggatttcacttctaagttactccagttatcgcgcagcctggcgaatctttcgcactaattgaaaatctagACATTtattcttcaagggcttgcaaggtaacgtcgaaatatagaaaattttacacacatccgattctgttcatttcgttggaggaaggatttggcggattgcactgtggtatctattacagttattatggataatggagtgattgtgctgtgggtggcatttcaaatgcaggtgatgaaaacgattgaaacatcccggaacaaaacaccgcaatTCACTGTCAATGttttcgcaaacagaatcaactctaaatattttcataaaagcaactcccgaaacgtcagttgtttatgtttttcttcttcgcgTCTCTCtgtaattccaaaataaaatgacaaccgcactaacacatagaaaaacgtgatcaccaggtattttacatccacgatgtaaaatacctggtgatcacgtttttctatgtgttagtgcggttgtcattttattttggaataacagagagacgcgaagaagaaaaacataaacaactgacgtttcgggagttgcttttatgaaaatatttagaattgattctgtttgcgaaaaCATTGACAGTGAattgcggtgttttgttccgggatgtttcaatcgttttcatcacctgcatttgaaatgccacccacagcacaatcactccattatccataataactgtaatagataccacagtgcaatccgccaaatccttcctccaacgaaatgaacagaatcggatgtgtgtaaaattttctatatttcgacgttaccttgcaagcccttgaagaataAATGTctagattttcaattagtgcgaaagattcgccaggctgcgcgataactggagtaacttagaagtgaaatcccgatctgaactggtcgtttgtttatgtttacatgcttgaatcccggcgcgccatacttaatttcgtgagaaaattaccaacacaaccaaaactgtcttactacgccaccagtgtattttacgtcgtgcaTTAGTCCTAGGCATGAGTCATCCGAAGATGTAAACATAGTATCAGACGGACTTCAATACGAAAAATAGTAATAATATTATATTTCTTTCATAAATTATGCTAGACATTTTTAATCCTAAAGTATAATGAAGTAGTTCTCGGGTACAATTTGAGTCAACATCCAGTAAACTTGGAAAAATGTCTTCAGCTCGACAATCTGTCGATAATCTGTATAAACAACAAGATTTCTATATTGGATTATCCTTGGCTCTGTCCAGTAGTTTCTTTATCGGAGCCAGTTTCATTATCAAGAAAATTGGTTTAATTCGATTATCCAGAGTTGGTTCACTTCGTGCGAGTGCTGGCGGGTTTGGCTATCTGAAGGATTGGATATGGTGGGCTGGTTTGATCTGTAGTAAGTAATGGATATTGTTTTGAACGATTAATTAAATAGTTTATTGCATAACGTAGAAGATGCAGTTCAGAAACTTGTAAGCATTGAGAAGAGCAAAGAccgtttttttctcttttagtGGGCATCGGTGAAGCGGCAAACTTTGCAGCATACGCATTCGCACCGGCATCACTTGTTACACCACTCGGAGCTCTGAGCGTTATCGTAACAGCCGTATTGGCCTCAAAGTTTTTAAACGAACGACTCAACCTGCTTGGAAAGCTTGGATGTTTTTTGTGCATCATAGGTTCTACCATCATCGTAATTCATTCACCCAAAGAAGGTGAAATTGACGATCTGAATCTGCTTCTGGATAAGCTTCAAGATCCAGCGTTCATTACCTATGTGCTAGCTATCCTTACGCTTTCCTTGTTTATTGGATGTTGCTGTGGACCACGCTATGGACATAAAAACGTAATAGTTTATATTCTACTATGTTCTGCCATTGGCAGTCTAACGGTTATGTCCTGCAAAGCGCTTGGATTAGCTTTGCGGGATACCATCTCCGGCAAATCGAACGATTTCGGCATGTGGTTGCCGTATTTCCTTATCATCATAACAGTAGTGTTTGTCGGCATCCAGGTAAATTATTTAAACAAAGCTTTGGACATTTTCAATACTAGTATCGTCACACCCATCTACTACGTGATTTTCACCACGCTGGTTATAACGGCATCAGCAATTCTGTTCAAAGAATGGGGTGGTATGAAAGCGGAAGATATACTCGGTGACATATGCGGATTCTTCGTTGTTATCATCGCAGTCATACTACTAAATGCTTTCCGCGAAATGGATATCAGTTTAAGTGATGTGAAAGGTATTATGCGACCAAAGCGAGAGTTACTACAGTCTTACAAGGACCAGTTCGACGAGTTTTTGGCCGAGTCAGACGGAAATGGCTCGCAGAAACATTATGGCACGGGAGACTACCGAAGTGTTTGATAGTTTGAGCAATCGAATGTGTGTTTGGTAGAATAGGGACTGACTGATATTTTTGCATTGCTTTATAATAAAAAGTAATTGAAAATGCCTTggattcaacttttttttttgtatatttagatATATCAGTTAATGATAAGATTTTTCTAACGGCATAGGGTAGCGTCGATCTTCGTTAGCCAAGGAACAGCTAGTTTAAGTTTGTTGCGATATGTAACATCTGAAGCAACTGGATTTCGCTCTAGATAAACTGTGGCAAGCTTCTTGTTACTGGCCAATACATTGACACACTGCCAATCAGAGACGCTATTGTCATTCatctgaagaagaaaaaaacagttTATATCAGTTGCACAAAAGGTCTTAGCTTTAACAATACTCACCCAAAACTCCTCCAAATTAGACAAATGTGCAATATTCTCAATCACTTTAATGCGATTCTTGGCTACATCCAACGTCTCTATCAATTTATTATTGTCGAGGTTTTCTATCTTTTCAATTCCGTTTTCAGACAGGTACAATTCGTTTAGATTCACCAATTTTTCAAGGTTTTCAATCTTTACAATACGATTGCTTTGCACGCTCAAACATTCTAGCTTGACCAGTGAATCAAGGCCTTCTATCTTGGTAATTTTATTCTTTCCCAAATAGAGATGCGTTAAATTGGTCAATGCATcaagattttgaattttctgtaaAGAAAGCAATGATAAGATCAAGTTGACAATAACGGCTGACTCAATGAAACCCTACTCGGATCCTGTTGTCTCCGAGCTCTAGCATCGTTAAATTGGTCAAGCTATTCAGGTTCTCTATCACCGAAATCTTGTTAGAGCATAAATACAGCTTACATAATTGAACCAATCGGTCCAAATTTTGTATCTTATGCAGCCTGTTGAAACTAACATCTAGAACTCTGAAGAAATAGGATTTAAAATACGCTGTGTCTTTGAAAAATAAGCAATACGTCTTACACCAAACTGCTCAAATTGTCCAAATTTTCCAGCTCTGTAATTTGATTGTCAT
This genomic window contains:
- the LOC131430623 gene encoding magnesium transporter NIPA2, which gives rise to MSSARQSVDNLYKQQDFYIGLSLALSSSFFIGASFIIKKIGLIRLSRVGSLRASAGGFGYLKDWIWWAGLICMGIGEAANFAAYAFAPASLVTPLGALSVIVTAVLASKFLNERLNLLGKLGCFLCIIGSTIIVIHSPKEGEIDDLNLLLDKLQDPAFITYVLAILTLSLFIGCCCGPRYGHKNVIVYILLCSAIGSLTVMSCKALGLALRDTISGKSNDFGMWLPYFLIIITVVFVGIQVNYLNKALDIFNTSIVTPIYYVIFTTLVITASAILFKEWGGMKAEDILGDICGFFVVIIAVILLNAFREMDISLSDVKGIMRPKRELLQSYKDQFDEFLAESDGNGSQKHYGTGDYRSV
- the LOC131430624 gene encoding protein phosphatase 1 regulatory subunit 7-like yields the protein MSESNVPTSSAGVEDAERFDTPEQDDSEQQQSFDADEKPPVKMEDVITIDPETTDVDLNHGRIGKIENLEPLVKLERLYLRWNLIKKIENMDHLTSLQELELYDNQITELENLDNLSSLVVLDVSFNRLHKIQNLDRLVQLCKLYLCSNKISVIENLNSLTNLTMLELGDNRIRKIQNLDALTNLTHLYLGKNKITKIEGLDSLVKLECLSVQSNRIVKIENLEKLVNLNELYLSENGIEKIENLDNNKLIETLDVAKNRIKVIENIAHLSNLEEFWMNDNSVSDWQCVNVLASNKKLATVYLERNPVASDVTYRNKLKLAVPWLTKIDATLCR